Proteins encoded within one genomic window of Polaribacter sp. NJDZ03:
- a CDS encoding DUF6607 family protein, whose protein sequence is MTKLLLSTLLLFVSISINAQSKKTKDQNVIKKMCGCFEVTFNFAETFNYSNDSTYKPSKNKVDKALEWAGLIEDSNNKISIQHLLQVGNPDKPMIIKHWRQDWLFENTYFYTYNGDNNWIFEQKDKKKVKKQWTQKVYQVDDSPRYEGSGTWVHVDGKNYWENETTAPLPRREYTKRSDYNITLRGNRHEITNYGWVHDQDNSKIIRKEGKEDVVLAKEKGYNTYVRVADSKCKASADWWKTKNDKWQLVRNKWNEVYGRNTDLLLETKVEFKELYKHLFSDEITKKEEINTIIESFVKNKK, encoded by the coding sequence ATGACCAAATTATTATTAAGTACGTTACTACTTTTTGTATCCATTTCTATAAATGCACAAAGCAAAAAAACAAAAGATCAAAATGTTATAAAAAAAATGTGTGGATGTTTTGAAGTTACCTTCAATTTTGCAGAAACTTTTAATTACAGTAACGATTCTACTTATAAACCTTCTAAAAATAAAGTTGATAAAGCTTTAGAGTGGGCAGGTTTAATAGAAGATAGTAATAACAAAATATCAATTCAGCATTTACTACAGGTTGGTAACCCAGACAAACCGATGATTATAAAACATTGGCGACAAGATTGGTTATTTGAAAACACATATTTTTATACGTATAACGGAGACAACAACTGGATTTTTGAACAGAAAGACAAAAAAAAAGTTAAAAAACAATGGACACAAAAAGTGTATCAAGTAGATGATAGTCCGCGTTATGAAGGTTCTGGTACTTGGGTTCATGTAGACGGAAAAAATTATTGGGAAAACGAAACTACAGCACCTCTACCAAGAAGAGAATACACCAAAAGAAGTGATTACAACATTACTTTAAGAGGTAATAGACATGAAATTACCAATTACGGTTGGGTACATGATCAAGACAACAGTAAAATTATTAGAAAAGAAGGAAAAGAAGATGTTGTTTTAGCTAAAGAAAAAGGATATAACACCTATGTAAGGGTTGCAGATAGTAAATGTAAAGCGTCTGCAGATTGGTGGAAAACTAAAAACGACAAATGGCAATTAGTTAGAAACAAATGGAACGAAGTTTATGGTAGAAATACAGACTTATTATTAGAAACAAAAGTAGAATTTAAAGAATTATACAAACATTTATTTTCTGATGAAATAACAAAAAAAGAAGAAATTAACACAATAATAGAATCATTCGTAAAAAATAAAAAATGA
- a CDS encoding ankyrin repeat domain-containing protein: protein MKKIKLVVLVAILFISTVSVAQQKQSNIFLDRDFWGTNPSVKIIEQKIAEGNNPSEINNRGFDGVTYAILQKAPNETIKHLLSKEGNGVNKITHDKRTYVFWAAYVDNLELTAFLIKNGANLNLKDSHQSSPLTYAANAGNTNTKIYDLFIENGIDITTDTNGNGANALLLLLPSLKNLDLLDYFTSKGLSINSTDNDGNGAFNYVAKKGNKELLALLIAKELPYKNLNKNGENALLLATKGGRGGYNSLAFLKYLNSLGLDANVVNKEGQNALHFLASGNKDLATFNYFLSKNVDVNLADKQGNTPLINAASRNSLEVVTFLSEKTAYPNHVNKKGNSALSIAVKNNSSNVVAYLINQKSDLNVTDEDGNTLAYYLINSFNEKRNDDFDSKKDLLLKNGVKLNELQGGNNTLFHIALDKENINLLKEVNSYGIDINTKNAEGYTVLHLAAMKSKDTKIMEYLLSIGADKNIQTDFEESTYDLASENELLEKTDINFLK, encoded by the coding sequence ATGAAAAAAATTAAACTAGTAGTACTCGTAGCAATATTATTTATAAGCACAGTATCTGTAGCACAACAAAAACAATCAAATATATTTTTAGATAGAGATTTTTGGGGCACCAACCCAAGCGTAAAAATTATTGAACAAAAAATAGCAGAAGGGAACAACCCAAGTGAAATAAACAATCGCGGTTTTGATGGTGTAACCTATGCCATTTTGCAAAAAGCGCCAAATGAAACCATTAAACATTTACTTTCTAAAGAAGGAAATGGCGTTAATAAAATTACACATGATAAGAGAACGTATGTTTTTTGGGCTGCTTATGTAGATAATTTAGAACTGACGGCTTTTTTAATTAAAAACGGAGCAAATTTAAACCTTAAAGATTCTCATCAATCTTCTCCATTAACGTATGCTGCAAATGCAGGAAATACGAATACTAAAATCTATGATTTATTTATAGAAAACGGAATAGATATAACAACTGATACCAACGGAAACGGAGCAAATGCTTTACTTTTATTACTTCCTTCATTAAAAAATTTAGATTTATTAGATTATTTCACATCAAAAGGATTGTCTATAAACAGCACTGATAATGATGGAAACGGTGCTTTTAATTATGTTGCTAAAAAAGGAAATAAAGAACTGCTAGCCTTATTAATAGCCAAAGAATTACCTTATAAAAACTTAAATAAAAATGGTGAAAATGCTCTTTTATTAGCTACAAAAGGTGGTCGTGGAGGTTACAATTCTTTAGCCTTTTTAAAATATTTAAACAGTCTGGGGCTGGATGCAAATGTTGTAAATAAGGAAGGACAGAATGCACTACACTTTTTAGCTTCAGGAAATAAAGACTTAGCTACTTTTAATTATTTTTTAAGCAAAAATGTAGATGTTAATCTTGCTGATAAGCAAGGAAATACACCTCTAATAAATGCAGCAAGTAGAAATTCTTTAGAAGTTGTTACTTTTTTATCAGAAAAAACAGCATACCCTAATCATGTAAATAAAAAAGGAAATTCTGCACTTTCAATCGCCGTGAAAAATAATTCTAGTAACGTTGTAGCATATTTAATTAATCAAAAATCGGACTTAAATGTAACTGATGAAGACGGAAATACTTTAGCGTATTATTTAATTAACAGCTTCAACGAAAAAAGAAATGATGATTTTGATTCAAAAAAGGACTTACTTCTTAAAAATGGTGTAAAATTAAATGAACTTCAAGGTGGTAACAATACGTTATTTCATATTGCATTAGATAAAGAAAATATCAATTTATTAAAAGAAGTAAATTCTTACGGTATAGATATAAATACAAAAAATGCCGAAGGGTATACGGTACTTCATTTAGCTGCTATGAAATCTAAGGATACTAAAATTATGGAATATTTATTAAGTATTGGAGCCGATAAAAATATACAAACCGATTTTGAAGAATCTACTTACGATTTAGCTTCTGAGAACGAATTATTAGAAAAAACGGATATTAACTTTTTAAAATAA
- a CDS encoding histidine kinase: MFFLIFFLINSTHSQNLNLQNFSISDGLPSTTINDINQDEIGYLWIATDKGYSKFDGVNFTNYKQEKVNCIFIEKDKIYIGLKNGLLVLQNNTSTFFESKEILKIRSIHNKIILATVQGVCELKENYIQPLEINTQIDFSIINDIISKNNTIYIASIKGLWSLDKLYKPLKADKIIQENTTSLLLNNNYLIAATATNKLKIFNENTIIKSISTLEKISSIRKLNDEIWVTSNKNGIDVLEANTYIFKRKINKYNTAISSQVNTVFKDKQKSIWVGSINNGLYKYSTEIPMINPKVFIESVAVNYKLIDSLNQTKLALKPNENNISFSFKTIDLKNPKNIEYRYLLNNDFTPWSSQNKVDFANLKAGNYQFVVQSKEGSLLSKKITFSFFIETPIYQKAWFIILCGAILCLLLALFVELYIRKLNKKNQQKMDTLKVENHLLTLEQKALQLQMNPHFIFNVLNGIKALGNSGNSKELNKTISQFSVLLRSVLNNSRLEEISLEDEIDTLKNYLDLEQNMNSKSFEYHIETSLNNIDAEEILIPPMLLQPFVENCIKHAFQPNKTDAKIKLLFEVRNRFLHFTIEDNGIGFHQSKKEKLKSNHQSVALEVTKERIQHLSKYNSFSIEEIKVQNEIKGTKVGFKIPLKTDY; encoded by the coding sequence ATGTTTTTTCTTATTTTTTTTCTGATAAACTCCACACATTCTCAAAATCTTAATTTACAAAACTTCTCTATTTCAGATGGATTACCATCAACCACTATAAATGATATTAATCAAGACGAAATAGGCTATTTATGGATTGCAACCGATAAAGGATACTCAAAATTTGATGGTGTAAATTTCACCAACTACAAGCAAGAAAAAGTAAATTGTATTTTTATTGAAAAAGATAAAATTTATATCGGGTTAAAAAACGGGCTTTTGGTCCTTCAAAATAATACATCTACCTTTTTTGAGAGTAAAGAAATCTTAAAAATAAGATCGATTCATAATAAAATTATTTTAGCTACTGTACAAGGTGTTTGTGAATTAAAAGAAAATTACATACAACCTTTAGAAATAAACACTCAAATAGATTTTTCTATTATTAATGATATTATTTCTAAGAATAACACCATTTATATAGCTTCTATAAAAGGTTTATGGAGTTTAGACAAGTTATACAAACCTTTAAAAGCTGATAAAATTATACAAGAAAATACCACTTCTCTTTTATTAAATAACAATTATTTAATTGCAGCAACAGCTACTAATAAATTAAAAATTTTTAATGAGAATACCATTATTAAAAGTATTTCTACTTTAGAAAAAATTTCATCTATTAGAAAGTTAAATGATGAAATTTGGGTAACCTCCAATAAAAATGGCATTGATGTTTTAGAAGCCAACACCTACATTTTTAAAAGAAAAATAAACAAATACAACACAGCTATTTCCAGCCAAGTAAACACTGTTTTTAAAGACAAGCAAAAGTCTATTTGGGTAGGAAGTATAAACAACGGTTTGTACAAATATAGTACTGAGATACCAATGATTAATCCAAAAGTGTTTATAGAAAGTGTTGCTGTTAATTATAAATTAATAGATTCTTTAAACCAAACAAAGCTAGCCTTAAAACCAAATGAAAATAACATTTCATTTTCTTTTAAAACAATAGATTTAAAGAACCCAAAAAACATCGAATACCGTTACCTATTAAACAATGACTTTACGCCTTGGAGTTCTCAAAATAAAGTTGATTTTGCAAATTTAAAAGCAGGCAACTATCAATTTGTAGTGCAATCTAAAGAAGGTAGTTTGCTTAGTAAAAAAATAACTTTTTCATTTTTTATTGAAACACCTATTTATCAAAAAGCATGGTTTATAATATTATGTGGAGCCATTTTATGTCTGCTTTTAGCGCTTTTTGTTGAGCTATATATAAGAAAGCTGAATAAAAAAAATCAGCAAAAAATGGATACTTTAAAAGTAGAAAATCATTTACTAACTTTAGAACAGAAAGCTTTACAGTTACAAATGAATCCGCATTTTATTTTTAATGTTTTAAACGGAATAAAAGCGCTTGGTAATTCTGGAAATTCTAAAGAATTAAATAAGACAATTTCACAATTTTCAGTCCTTTTAAGAAGTGTTTTAAACAACTCTCGTTTAGAAGAAATTAGCTTAGAAGATGAAATAGATACTTTAAAAAACTATTTAGATTTAGAACAAAACATGAATTCAAAATCTTTTGAGTATCACATTGAAACTTCCTTAAATAACATAGATGCAGAAGAAATTTTAATTCCGCCAATGTTATTACAACCTTTTGTAGAAAACTGTATTAAACACGCTTTTCAGCCTAATAAAACTGATGCAAAAATTAAACTTCTTTTTGAAGTAAGAAATAGATTCTTACATTTTACAATAGAAGATAATGGAATTGGTTTTCATCAATCTAAAAAAGAAAAATTGAAATCGAATCATCAATCTGTAGCATTAGAAGTTACTAAAGAGCGGATTCAGCATTTATCGAAGTATAACTCATTTTCTATTGAAGAAATAAAAGTACAAAATGAAATAAAAGGAACAAAAGTTGGGTTTAAGATTCCACTAAAAACAGATTACTAA
- a CDS encoding shikimate kinase, with product MKIVLLGYMASGKSSIGKRLSKALSINFLDLDDYIIEKEKMSIAEIFKTKGEIYFRLIESKYLKEILNKGENYILALGGGTPCYANNMEEINNSDAKSIYLQGSTATMIERLIRKKAKRPLIASLDDDQIPEFVAKHLFERRPYYEQAKTIVKIDDKTKKEVAEELEILLS from the coding sequence ATGAAAATAGTACTTTTAGGTTATATGGCTTCCGGAAAATCTAGTATTGGTAAACGACTTTCTAAAGCACTGTCAATTAATTTCTTAGACTTAGATGATTATATTATTGAAAAAGAAAAAATGTCTATTGCTGAAATATTCAAAACTAAAGGAGAAATCTATTTTAGGTTGATTGAAAGCAAATATTTGAAAGAAATTCTTAATAAAGGTGAAAATTATATTCTTGCTTTAGGAGGAGGAACACCTTGTTATGCAAATAATATGGAAGAAATTAATAATTCTGATGCTAAATCTATCTATTTACAAGGTAGCACTGCAACGATGATAGAACGATTAATAAGAAAAAAAGCTAAAAGACCATTAATAGCATCTTTAGACGATGACCAAATTCCTGAGTTTGTTGCAAAGCATCTTTTTGAGAGACGCCCTTATTATGAACAAGCAAAAACGATTGTAAAAATAGACGATAAAACTAAAAAAGAAGTTGCAGAAGAATTAGAAATTTTATTAAGCTAA
- a CDS encoding DUF2271 domain-containing protein, whose product MKTKNIFKITPLIIAIAFVLFSFKSSETSSYKCMIQLTNYTGEGAYIVISLLNSDGEYEETLNVLGDDDEWYSNLTEWWKFQGTKRTDIDAVTGATISGGERAISVIKIDDSKINAGYKIRFETSVENQEYYKDDVEFELTSENVKSKIEGKGFIRYIRIMPQ is encoded by the coding sequence ATGAAAACTAAAAATATATTTAAAATAACACCATTAATAATTGCAATTGCATTTGTGTTATTTAGTTTTAAGAGTAGTGAAACAAGTTCATATAAATGTATGATTCAGTTAACAAATTATACTGGTGAAGGTGCCTATATTGTAATTTCATTACTAAATTCTGATGGAGAATATGAAGAAACTCTAAATGTTTTAGGAGACGATGATGAATGGTACTCTAACCTTACTGAATGGTGGAAGTTTCAAGGAACAAAACGTACAGACATAGATGCCGTTACAGGAGCAACTATTAGTGGTGGAGAACGCGCTATAAGTGTTATAAAAATTGATGACAGTAAAATAAATGCGGGTTATAAAATCCGTTTTGAAACTTCTGTTGAAAACCAGGAATACTACAAAGATGATGTGGAATTTGAATTAACATCTGAAAACGTTAAATCTAAAATTGAAGGAAAAGGGTTTATTCGTTATATAAGAATTATGCCACAATAA
- a CDS encoding HTTM domain-containing protein → MITNLTDKQKINWVRILAILAVLIMMVYAPKLWVTTKVFPLIPLFDWLPTFVYPFDYILAGFFFLIQVVYIFQNKRWQGFTVLALYLFLALADQNRLQPYFYQSFLTIFAIEIFSRKANPRKILYAIILIFFATYFWSGIQKLNEAFYIQWLSAINKHFSFLPQWFLVAFTYAVPWLEALMGVLLLFNKTRKFGVVFILCMHGTITFLLFYLGYGYNVVPWNIQNMLSVFIIFWTLKTSNALAFFLQFFNKQKIAVLVFTMFLPLANNLTGFYDNLLSFHFFTADLKYYIVYLDDELKEKLPENVQDFYRVYQGKTYINVIEWSKKDNKVLFYPEDRAIEYLDTYLCSFAKDPKKEGLTQLVNYNKVIKE, encoded by the coding sequence ATGATTACAAATCTAACAGACAAACAGAAAATAAATTGGGTAAGAATCCTTGCAATACTTGCTGTTTTAATAATGATGGTGTATGCGCCAAAATTATGGGTTACCACAAAAGTGTTTCCTTTAATTCCGTTGTTCGATTGGCTACCAACATTTGTTTATCCGTTCGATTATATTTTAGCCGGATTCTTTTTCTTAATTCAAGTTGTCTATATTTTTCAGAATAAAAGGTGGCAAGGTTTTACTGTTCTTGCGCTCTATCTCTTTTTAGCACTCGCAGATCAAAACAGACTACAGCCCTACTTCTATCAAAGTTTCTTAACCATTTTCGCGATAGAAATTTTCAGCAGAAAAGCAAATCCAAGAAAAATATTATATGCTATCATTCTTATCTTTTTCGCTACCTATTTTTGGAGCGGAATTCAGAAATTAAATGAAGCTTTTTACATACAATGGTTAAGCGCTATTAACAAGCACTTTAGTTTTTTACCACAGTGGTTTTTAGTTGCTTTTACCTATGCAGTTCCCTGGTTAGAAGCTTTAATGGGCGTTTTATTGCTCTTTAATAAAACAAGAAAATTCGGAGTTGTTTTTATTCTATGCATGCACGGAACAATTACGTTTCTATTATTCTATTTAGGTTATGGTTACAATGTTGTGCCTTGGAATATTCAGAACATGTTAAGTGTATTTATCATTTTTTGGACTTTAAAAACATCAAATGCATTAGCGTTTTTCTTACAGTTTTTCAACAAACAAAAAATAGCTGTATTGGTTTTTACAATGTTTTTACCATTAGCAAATAACCTAACTGGCTTTTACGATAATTTGTTATCATTCCATTTTTTTACAGCAGATTTAAAATACTATATTGTGTATTTAGATGATGAATTAAAGGAAAAATTACCAGAAAATGTTCAAGATTTTTATAGAGTTTACCAAGGTAAAACCTATATAAATGTTATAGAATGGTCTAAAAAAGACAACAAGGTTTTGTTCTACCCAGAAGACAGAGCTATCGAATATTTAGATACTTATTTATGTTCTTTTGCTAAAGACCCTAAAAAAGAAGGTTTAACCCAATTGGTAAATTACAACAAAGTTATTAAGGAGTAA
- a CDS encoding DUF6686 family protein, which produces MCQKSRIISSVKNGEISICKDCNNYNLIFNNIFFQFDKEQLNKFRDYVAEIDVNYWLDYSANTTQRRKIPVPTFHQNLVLVFDSYEIEELKILLGINTGNKSKMITTTDIDYSLILN; this is translated from the coding sequence ATGTGTCAAAAATCTAGAATAATATCCAGCGTTAAAAACGGAGAAATATCAATTTGTAAAGATTGTAATAATTATAACCTTATTTTTAATAATATATTTTTTCAGTTTGATAAAGAACAACTGAATAAGTTTAGAGATTATGTTGCCGAAATAGATGTTAATTATTGGCTTGATTATAGTGCAAACACAACACAAAGAAGAAAAATACCGGTGCCAACTTTTCATCAGAATTTAGTGTTGGTTTTTGACTCTTATGAAATTGAAGAATTAAAAATACTTTTAGGCATTAACACCGGCAATAAAAGTAAAATGATAACTACTACAGATATTGATTATAGTTTAATCTTGAATTAA
- a CDS encoding LytTR family DNA-binding domain-containing protein, producing MNELTAILVDDIPVALEMLATDISNNHPEIKIIGKAKSVVEAAKLLRKQQPDILFLDIMLGDGTGFDILEIFPDLKSKIIFVTASDAFAIKAFKFAAIDYILKPYSDEDLAISIEKAQSQIQPDKEQLHVLQEAVTAPNNKPSKISLHTSEKIIVVNIEDIIRCKSDNNYTTFYFKDSSKILVSKTLKYYADMLKEVGFLRVHQSHLVNTTFIKEFIKSDGGYLMLTEGSNIPVSVRKRTEVLEVLNSF from the coding sequence ATGAATGAACTAACCGCTATTTTAGTAGATGATATACCTGTAGCACTAGAAATGTTAGCAACTGATATTTCTAACAATCATCCAGAAATTAAAATTATTGGAAAAGCAAAATCGGTTGTAGAAGCTGCAAAATTGTTACGCAAACAACAACCCGATATTTTGTTTTTAGATATTATGTTAGGAGACGGAACAGGTTTTGATATTCTAGAAATTTTTCCTGATTTAAAATCGAAAATTATTTTTGTTACTGCAAGTGATGCTTTTGCTATTAAGGCATTTAAGTTTGCCGCAATCGATTATATTTTAAAACCTTATTCAGATGAAGATTTGGCTATTTCAATAGAAAAAGCGCAAAGCCAAATTCAGCCAGATAAAGAACAACTGCATGTTTTGCAAGAAGCAGTAACGGCTCCTAATAATAAGCCCAGTAAAATATCTCTACATACTTCAGAAAAAATAATTGTGGTAAATATTGAAGATATAATCCGTTGTAAGTCTGATAATAATTATACTACCTTTTATTTTAAAGACAGCTCAAAAATACTCGTTTCTAAAACATTAAAATATTATGCAGATATGTTAAAGGAAGTCGGCTTTTTAAGAGTACACCAAAGTCATTTAGTAAATACTACCTTTATTAAAGAATTTATTAAATCTGATGGTGGTTATCTAATGCTTACAGAGGGATCTAACATACCGGTTTCTGTAAGAAAACGAACTGAAGTGTTAGAAGTATTAAATTCTTTCTAA
- a CDS encoding metallophosphoesterase — protein MERRKFIKNTVLTGIGASIVGGLYSWQIEPFWLEFVHVKMPIKNLPKNLIGKTLMQISDVHVGNKFDRKYIIDSFKKASLYNPDFVVYTGDFVSYETPEQFNQLEEVFKYAVNGKLGTAGVLGNHDYGINWLEPKVADTISNILDRKNITILRNDEISFNGLNFLGIDDYWGSNFNPVNVMNRYDAKKANVVLCHNPDVCDLNVWNNYKGWILSGHTHGGQVKPPFLNPPILPVENKRYSSGQFDLYDGRTLYINRALGNLYQVRLNVRPEITIFELEEEA, from the coding sequence ATGGAAAGAAGAAAATTTATAAAAAACACTGTACTTACAGGAATTGGAGCAAGTATTGTGGGTGGACTTTATTCTTGGCAAATAGAACCTTTTTGGTTGGAATTTGTACACGTAAAAATGCCCATTAAAAATTTACCAAAAAACTTAATAGGAAAAACATTAATGCAAATTAGTGATGTTCATGTGGGAAATAAATTTGATCGTAAATATATTATTGATTCTTTTAAAAAAGCAAGTCTTTACAATCCAGATTTTGTAGTGTATACGGGCGATTTTGTTTCTTATGAAACACCAGAACAATTTAATCAATTAGAAGAAGTTTTTAAATATGCCGTAAACGGAAAACTAGGAACTGCAGGAGTTTTAGGAAATCATGACTATGGTATTAATTGGTTAGAACCAAAGGTTGCAGATACTATATCTAATATTTTAGATCGAAAAAACATTACTATTCTAAGAAACGATGAAATTAGTTTTAATGGTTTAAATTTTCTTGGTATTGATGATTATTGGGGTTCTAATTTTAATCCTGTAAATGTTATGAATAGGTACGATGCTAAAAAAGCAAATGTAGTTCTATGCCATAACCCAGATGTTTGCGACTTAAATGTTTGGAATAATTATAAAGGATGGATTTTGTCTGGACACACACACGGAGGACAAGTAAAACCTCCTTTTTTAAACCCACCTATTCTACCTGTAGAAAACAAAAGATACTCCTCTGGTCAATTTGACCTGTATGATGGAAGAACTTTATATATAAATAGAGCACTCGGAAATTTATACCAAGTAAGATTAAATGTAAGACCAGAAATAACCATTTTTGAATTAGAAGAAGAAGCATAA
- a CDS encoding PepSY domain-containing protein, which translates to MTISIWRYSHLTLAISSALFILLASITGIILAFEPISDKLNPYNVVNIDTISISETVAVLQKNYDEVITLEIDKNSFVAANVVLKNGKSDTFYINPKTGEKVGELLEKKPIFVFATNLHRSLFLKSTGRFIIGFVSFLLFLISVTGVILIAKRQGGFSKLFSKIVQENFNQYYHIIIGKYTLIPIIIITLTGVYLSLDRFSVLPKDNSKHIEITSKNTTVNNATFEFFKATKLNEVLKIEFPFSKDEEDYYYVKLNDKEVAVNQITGQVISIKKQPLVAFAAYYSLLLHTGKGSIIWSIVLLFSCFAILFFIYSGFVMTLKRKKTTTLIKNKFNKDQAEYIILVGSETGSTFNFATVFYNALISNGKTVFLSELNQYTTYKKATNIIIFAATYGEGEAPINANKFIEKITKIQPQNVLNFSVVGFGSKEYTQYCKYAILVHANLQVQEKFVPVLPLSKIDNQSFSDFDKWVKAWNSFYKMELTITQESLLNSKKKQQEFKVISKTNINIDQTFLIELKPTKKTKFESGDLLAITPKNETRSRLYSIAKINNTILLSIKKHELGLCSTYFNSLQKDDKMVANIQRNAAFHLPKKTKEVILIANGTGIAPFLGMIHQNKSKTKVHLFWGGRTKESIEIYKKNIHTALENKHLNSFYDTYSQEGKEKIYVQDLIANHGALIANTLNNGNLIMICGSISMLKGVTKILEEISEKHLQSSLDKFKENNQIKTDCY; encoded by the coding sequence ATGACGATTTCTATTTGGAGATATAGCCATTTAACCTTGGCTATATCTTCTGCTTTATTTATTCTATTAGCTTCTATAACTGGTATTATTTTAGCTTTTGAACCAATTTCTGACAAACTAAATCCTTATAATGTTGTAAATATTGATACTATTTCTATTTCTGAAACTGTGGCTGTTTTACAAAAAAATTATGATGAAGTTATTACTTTAGAAATTGATAAAAATAGTTTTGTAGCGGCAAATGTTGTTTTAAAAAATGGCAAAAGTGATACTTTTTATATCAACCCAAAAACGGGTGAGAAAGTTGGTGAGCTTTTAGAAAAAAAACCAATTTTTGTATTTGCAACTAATTTACATCGTTCTTTATTTTTAAAATCGACAGGTAGGTTTATTATTGGTTTTGTTTCTTTTCTGCTTTTTTTAATTAGTGTAACAGGTGTTATTTTAATTGCAAAAAGACAAGGTGGGTTTTCTAAATTATTTTCTAAAATTGTACAAGAAAATTTTAATCAATATTACCATATAATTATTGGTAAATACACTCTAATACCTATTATAATAATTACACTAACAGGGGTTTATTTATCTCTAGATCGTTTTTCTGTATTGCCAAAAGATAACAGTAAACATATAGAAATAACTTCAAAAAACACGACAGTAAACAATGCTACTTTTGAGTTTTTTAAAGCAACAAAATTAAATGAAGTTCTAAAAATAGAATTCCCTTTTTCTAAAGATGAAGAAGATTATTATTACGTAAAGCTAAATGATAAAGAAGTAGCGGTAAATCAAATTACAGGGCAAGTTATAAGTATAAAAAAACAGCCTTTAGTTGCATTTGCTGCCTATTACAGCTTATTACTTCATACAGGGAAAGGTTCTATTATATGGTCTATCGTTTTACTTTTTTCTTGTTTTGCTATTTTATTTTTTATCTATTCTGGTTTTGTCATGACTTTAAAAAGAAAAAAAACTACGACGTTAATTAAAAATAAATTTAACAAAGACCAAGCCGAATATATTATTCTTGTAGGTTCGGAAACAGGAAGTACATTTAATTTTGCAACTGTATTTTACAATGCTTTAATTAGCAATGGTAAAACAGTTTTTTTATCAGAATTAAACCAATATACAACCTATAAAAAAGCAACCAACATTATTATATTCGCTGCAACTTATGGTGAAGGAGAAGCACCTATAAACGCAAACAAATTCATTGAAAAAATTACAAAAATACAGCCACAAAATGTTTTAAACTTTTCTGTAGTTGGTTTTGGTTCTAAAGAATATACCCAATATTGCAAGTATGCTATTTTGGTACATGCTAATTTACAAGTCCAAGAAAAATTTGTTCCTGTTTTGCCGCTTTCTAAAATAGATAACCAATCTTTTTCTGATTTTGACAAATGGGTTAAAGCATGGAATTCTTTTTATAAAATGGAACTTACCATAACTCAAGAAAGTCTTTTAAACTCTAAGAAAAAACAGCAAGAATTTAAAGTTATAAGTAAAACGAACATTAATATTGATCAAACTTTTTTAATTGAATTAAAACCGACTAAAAAAACAAAATTCGAATCTGGAGACTTACTTGCTATTACTCCTAAAAACGAAACAAGAAGTCGCTTGTATTCAATTGCTAAAATTAACAATACCATTCTATTAAGCATTAAAAAACATGAATTAGGACTTTGTTCTACCTATTTTAACTCTTTACAGAAAGATGATAAAATGGTTGCTAACATTCAAAGGAATGCGGCTTTTCATCTTCCGAAGAAAACAAAAGAAGTTATTTTAATTGCCAATGGAACCGGAATTGCACCTTTTTTAGGTATGATTCATCAAAATAAATCTAAAACGAAAGTCCATTTATTTTGGGGAGGAAGAACAAAAGAATCTATTGAAATCTATAAAAAGAATATTCATACTGCTTTAGAAAACAAACACCTAAACTCATTTTATGACACATATTCTCAAGAGGGAAAAGAGAAAATATATGTTCAGGATTTAATAGCAAATCATGGAGCGTTAATTGCCAATACATTAAATAACGGAAATCTAATTATGATTTGCGGATCTATATCCATGTTAAAAGGTGTTACTAAAATATTAGAAGAAATTTCTGAAAAACATTTACAATCTTCATTAGATAAATTTAAAGAAAACAATCAAATAAAAACTGACTGTTACTAA